The following are encoded together in the Schistocerca americana isolate TAMUIC-IGC-003095 chromosome 6, iqSchAmer2.1, whole genome shotgun sequence genome:
- the LOC124620361 gene encoding piggyBac transposable element-derived protein 4-like, producing MFRRGLSDAEIADLINHSDTLDNVESDSDDSECNGVFEEDEIDDSLSSDEDENDVEGVASNPAAVPYPKDSEWTAVDTYRPLPVNTTPRQILVDIDESSSVLDCSKVFLTDSDVNELKRQTNLYASQTIQKKRRGNNLKPHSVLSSWKPVTISEMRRFLGIIFHMCVSKKPKIADHWSTNPVLSCNFCPHVMSRLRFTQILSCLHLVDNSNQKKPGEDGFHPLYKVLPYYNNLKERCIQAYRPSEKVTIDEGICPFRGRVSFRVYMQNKPHKYGLKVYAVAEASSGYVVNFEVYAGKHIVDNSSSAVILRLLSDSSLLNKGHTVYLDRFYSSPELFQQLAEKGTGAVGTVNKSRKGLPKDLVSAKLKKGEMSFRRKDNVLAMKWKDKRDVYTLSTRHQATFGTHTKRNGSVVLKPLQVLDYNLNKIGVDIGDQRLQYNPFQHRTVKWWRKLYFHLLLMGVSNAFWLYNAVHRKKITITDFITVLAVQLVEDDTLEFIPRNEGTVGRLTKRHFLQHIPATTKKYAARVCHVCSSRSKKQSGKASRKETRYECEQCGVALCLEPCFKIFHTKKQYDSV from the exons atgtttcggcgcggtttatcagacgcagaaattgcggatttgatcaatcatagcgacactctggataatgtagagagtgattcagacgattctgaatgcaatggtgtgtttgaag aagacgagattgatgacagtttgtcttcagatgaagacgagaatgatgttgaaggtgttgcttcaaatccagcagctgtgccgtatccgaaagacagtgagtggactgcagttgacacctaccgacctctgcctgtcaacacgacacccaggcagatactagtggatattgatgagtcgagttctgtactggattgcagtaaagtgttccttactgacagtgacgtaaatgaactcaagagacagacaaatttgtatgcatcacagacaatacagaagaaaagaagaggaaataatctgaagccccattcagttttgagttcgtggaagccagtgactataagtgagatgaggcgtttcttgggtattattttccacatgtgtgtttcgaaaaagccaaaaattgcggaccattggagcactaatcctgttcttagttgtaacttttgtccccatgtcatgagccgtttgcgtttcactcagatactgtcatgcttgcatcttgttgacaattcaaatcagaaaaaaccaggcgaagatggatttcatccactttacaaagttttgccatattataataatttgaaggagcgatgtatccaggcatatcgtccctcagaaaaagtgacaattgatgaaggaatttgcccatttcgaggtcgtgtgagtttccgtgtttacatgcaaaataagcctcataagtatggactgaaagtatatgctgttgctgaagccagtagtggctatgttgtaaattttgaagtttatgctggtaagcatattgttgacaattcttcgtctgcggttattttgcgattgttgtctgacagcagcttgctgaacaaaggccacactgtgtatttagatcgattttattccagtccagagctatttcagcaactggcagagaaaggcactggagctgttggtactgtgaacaaatccaggaaaggattgcctaaagatttagtatctgctaagctgaaaaagggcgaaatgtcttttcggcgtaaagataatgtattggcaatgaagtggaaagataagagagatgtgtatacattgtctacaaggcatcaagcaacatttggtacgcatactaagagaaatgggtctgtagtattgaaaccacttcaggtacttgattacaacctcaataaaattggagtggatattggagaccaacgcctgcagtacaatccgttccagcacagaactgtgaaatggtggcgaaaattatatttccatttgctgcttatgggagtatcaaatgcattttggctgtacaatgcagtgcacaggaagaaaattacaataacagactttataacagtgcttgcagttcagcttgttgaagacgacacacttgaattcattccaagaaatgaaggaactgtaggtcggctaacaaagagacattttttgcagcacatacctgcaactactaagaagtatgctgctcgtgtgtgtcacgtgtgcagttccaggagcaagaaacagagtggcaaggcttctcgcaaagagacacgatacgaatgtgaacagtgtggcgttgcactctgcctggaaccttgctttaaaattttccacactaaaaaacaatatgattctgtgtga